One window of the Candidatus Hydrogenedens sp. genome contains the following:
- the scpB gene encoding SMC-Scp complex subunit ScpB, with translation MDMEVRADNTPSENNISAVNTSSEEEMSEEEVLLFSLDRDQTKQAMHALLFVSDKPLSANRIAEILGDIDSEIVKSLLEELKTEINNNSLPYILKEIAGGYQLLVRPLFAPFIRKFLQIKKTRRMSPSLLETLAIIAYKQPITRVEVEAIRGVSVAHAFEQLQERNLIRVCGISELPGRPKLYRTTDEFLSMFGLNSLQDLPNVEELKEFR, from the coding sequence ATGGACATGGAAGTAAGGGCTGATAATACCCCTTCGGAGAATAATATTTCTGCTGTAAATACTTCTTCCGAAGAGGAAATGAGTGAAGAAGAAGTTCTCCTCTTTTCTCTTGACCGAGACCAGACCAAACAAGCCATGCATGCATTACTTTTTGTTAGTGATAAGCCGTTAAGTGCTAATCGTATTGCGGAAATACTCGGGGATATAGACTCAGAAATTGTGAAATCATTGCTGGAAGAACTCAAAACGGAGATAAACAATAACAGCTTGCCTTATATTTTGAAAGAAATTGCTGGTGGTTACCAATTGCTTGTGCGTCCGTTATTTGCCCCATTTATCCGCAAGTTTTTGCAAATTAAAAAGACACGGCGAATGTCTCCCTCTTTACTTGAAACATTAGCCATTATTGCCTACAAACAGCCCATTACACGCGTTGAAGTTGAGGCTATTCGTGGGGTATCTGTTGCACATGCATTTGAACAACTTCAGGAACGCAATCTCATACGCGTTTGTGGTATATCCGAACTCCCTGGTAGACCCAAACTATACAGAACCACTGATGAATTTTTGAGCATGT
- the aroF gene encoding 3-deoxy-7-phosphoheptulonate synthase yields MIIVMASRKPEDVAYVVNRVEELGLKPHVLEGVEKTVIAVIGDERILQGVLALEALPHVEKVMPVLKPYKLASREVKKEDTVIQVGKARIGPKSFCIMAGPCAVESREQILQTAEFVKKCGAHILRGGAYKPRTSPYSFQGMELEGLRLLKEASEKYDLPIVTEAMTVEQVPVVADFADIIQIGARNMQNYGLLRAVGKLNKPILLKRGMMSTINEWLMSAEYIIAEGNPNVIMCERGIRTFETETRNTLDIQAVPIVKKYSHLPVVVDPSHASGRWDLVIPMSKAAIAAGADGIIVEVHPNPAEALSDGAQSLKLETFEQLMNEIKPLVGIVNRTL; encoded by the coding sequence ATGATTATAGTAATGGCAAGTAGAAAACCCGAAGATGTGGCTTATGTTGTAAACCGTGTTGAAGAATTAGGGCTGAAACCTCATGTCCTTGAAGGTGTTGAAAAAACAGTTATAGCAGTAATTGGTGATGAACGGATTTTACAAGGAGTATTAGCTTTAGAGGCACTACCCCATGTAGAAAAGGTAATGCCTGTTTTAAAACCTTATAAGTTAGCCAGTCGGGAAGTAAAAAAAGAAGATACCGTTATACAAGTAGGTAAAGCCCGAATAGGACCAAAATCTTTTTGTATTATGGCAGGACCCTGCGCCGTAGAATCCCGTGAACAAATCTTGCAGACTGCGGAATTTGTAAAAAAGTGTGGAGCTCACATTCTCCGAGGGGGTGCTTATAAACCTCGCACATCGCCGTATAGTTTTCAGGGTATGGAGCTGGAAGGTTTGCGTTTACTTAAAGAGGCTTCCGAAAAGTATGACCTACCTATAGTTACAGAAGCCATGACCGTAGAACAAGTTCCCGTAGTTGCAGATTTCGCAGATATTATCCAGATAGGTGCTCGCAATATGCAGAATTACGGACTTCTTAGGGCGGTAGGCAAATTAAATAAGCCTATACTATTAAAACGCGGGATGATGTCCACAATTAACGAATGGCTTATGTCTGCGGAATATATCATCGCTGAAGGGAACCCAAATGTAATTATGTGTGAACGCGGAATCAGAACCTTTGAAACCGAAACACGAAACACACTTGATATTCAGGCCGTTCCTATAGTAAAAAAATACTCCCATTTGCCCGTTGTTGTTGACCCAAGCCATGCAAGTGGGCGATGGGATTTAGTAATTCCTATGTCAAAAGCGGCCATTGCCGCAGGAGCAGATGGTATTATTGTAGAAGTACATCCCAATCCTGCAGAAGCATTATCCGATGGTGCTCAATCATTAAAACTGGAAACATTTGAGCAATTGATGAACGAAATTAAACCGCTTGTGGGCATTGTAAACAGGACTCTATAA
- a CDS encoding glycoside hydrolase family 9 protein, with protein sequence MKKLFFNNYLFLLLFVTGIVLFCLYPSFSEDTSSSTSNEDDFIWETIPLIYNGGFELSEKDSDVVSILNNWKFSSENTENKISLDNTTYLSGKSSLRVKGKEVLNIHTEDIPIPPGMVSVTGSIFYKGTFPSKVIIEWLKGDETIDKKELRLIENAASEWKRFMLSETSVPSGAVAIRLQLITEFNPTGTVWWDEANFTGVIEQPKTVDIFVNQVGYDLLYPKTCILATNFKPEKITSYLLGESDLEVREIYFGEPSRIIGANKSDWGKWFYRADFSDYNEEGNYRIMVNIGEKRYYSPYFLIGKDILWEKTIPKVLDGIRLHRCGTKIEGIHEPCHIDDSFEGISLKGGWHDGETYSKTKSALCLNLLAESYNICMWRLLKDKDLISKMQEEIDWGAEYIANRIKEDGTLLGNIISKPESTVKKPEEETDNQPNTANERPIEQSLTDEEVVFAAMGNVSYLSSKTKMESPYISKTEKLTQSALAQGKKNAGLFSALVYLAEIKNTGNYISTLQTYMPENILNISEAIPRYDAFTYETKTYELVQTLKNTLQLYSEQANQNPFGICPMRWKSEMDFFGITTQKDEDKMGNNLYLLQIAQLAGKAFRFIPEDTAKKLFFDHINWILGVNPFGICFIEGLGTKNLPVYAHPYIKSGVDSRKLVGVIPFGIRATSQNSDTPYLDLSPSNSDINSAGISIETMALYINALSHFYRVRVHAETPTHPES encoded by the coding sequence ATGAAAAAACTTTTTTTTAATAATTATTTGTTCCTTTTACTATTTGTAACAGGGATTGTATTATTCTGTCTTTATCCTTCTTTTAGTGAAGATACTTCATCCTCTACCTCTAATGAGGATGATTTTATTTGGGAAACAATTCCTCTGATTTATAATGGGGGTTTTGAACTTTCTGAAAAGGATTCGGATGTGGTATCCATATTAAATAACTGGAAATTTTCTTCCGAAAACACAGAAAACAAAATTTCTCTTGATAATACAACCTATCTTTCAGGGAAAAGTTCTCTTCGGGTTAAGGGAAAAGAAGTGCTAAATATCCATACAGAAGATATTCCCATTCCCCCGGGTATGGTATCGGTTACAGGAAGCATTTTTTATAAAGGGACATTTCCTTCAAAAGTCATTATAGAATGGTTAAAAGGCGATGAAACGATAGATAAAAAAGAGTTGCGATTGATAGAAAATGCGGCTTCGGAATGGAAACGATTTATGTTATCTGAGACATCTGTCCCTTCAGGTGCGGTTGCTATACGACTTCAATTAATTACTGAATTTAATCCTACGGGGACTGTTTGGTGGGATGAAGCAAATTTCACAGGAGTTATTGAACAGCCCAAAACCGTTGATATTTTTGTAAATCAGGTAGGTTACGATTTGCTCTATCCTAAAACATGTATTCTTGCAACAAATTTTAAGCCTGAAAAAATAACTTCTTACCTTTTAGGTGAATCTGACCTTGAGGTGCGAGAAATATATTTTGGAGAACCGTCACGGATTATCGGAGCAAATAAATCAGACTGGGGGAAATGGTTCTATCGTGCAGATTTTTCGGATTATAACGAGGAGGGGAATTATCGGATTATGGTTAATATTGGAGAAAAGCGATATTACAGTCCTTATTTTTTAATAGGCAAGGATATTCTCTGGGAAAAAACCATTCCTAAGGTATTGGATGGGATTCGATTACATCGTTGTGGCACAAAAATAGAAGGTATTCACGAACCCTGTCATATAGATGATTCTTTTGAAGGTATTTCACTAAAAGGAGGATGGCATGATGGAGAAACATATAGCAAAACAAAATCAGCCCTTTGTTTGAACCTACTTGCCGAGAGTTATAACATTTGCATGTGGCGTTTATTAAAAGATAAAGACCTGATTTCAAAAATGCAGGAAGAAATAGATTGGGGTGCTGAATATATTGCCAACCGTATCAAGGAAGATGGAACACTTTTGGGCAATATTATTTCAAAACCTGAAAGTACTGTAAAAAAACCTGAAGAAGAAACGGACAATCAACCGAACACAGCCAATGAGAGACCTATCGAACAATCCCTTACAGATGAAGAGGTTGTTTTTGCGGCTATGGGAAATGTTTCCTATTTATCATCAAAGACAAAGATGGAAAGCCCTTATATCAGCAAAACGGAAAAATTAACCCAGTCTGCATTAGCCCAGGGGAAGAAAAATGCTGGACTATTCTCTGCTCTTGTTTACCTGGCAGAAATCAAAAATACAGGGAATTATATATCTACCCTACAAACATACATGCCTGAAAATATTCTTAATATATCTGAAGCCATTCCAAGATATGACGCTTTTACATATGAAACTAAAACTTATGAATTGGTTCAAACTTTAAAAAACACCCTTCAACTTTATTCGGAACAAGCAAATCAGAATCCTTTCGGAATCTGCCCTATGAGATGGAAATCCGAAATGGATTTCTTCGGTATAACAACCCAAAAAGATGAAGACAAAATGGGGAATAATTTATATCTACTCCAAATAGCACAATTAGCAGGGAAAGCATTCCGTTTTATTCCCGAAGATACAGCAAAAAAATTATTTTTTGACCATATAAACTGGATATTAGGTGTAAATCCTTTTGGGATTTGTTTTATTGAAGGATTAGGGACGAAAAATCTACCTGTTTATGCTCATCCTTATATTAAATCGGGTGTAGATTCGAGAAAATTAGTGGGTGTAATTCCTTTCGGAATTCGTGCTACTTCCCAAAATTCGGATACACCTTACCTTGATTTATCGCCATCGAACTCAGATATAAATTCTGCCGGGATTTCCATTGAAACTATGGCTCTTTATATTAATGCTCTTTCTCATTTCTATCGTGTTCGCGTTCATGCTGAAACACCTACCCATCCCGAATCATAA
- a CDS encoding ThuA domain-containing protein — MSGLRITVWNEGVHEKISEKVQKVYPHSIGGQIAQYLEKQPGIASVRSVQLDDPDQGLSDEILENTDVMTWWGHLAHDKVSEENAEKVQNRVLNGMGLVVLHSGHMSKPFRRLMGTGCMLKWREWQGEGERERVWVVDPAHPIANGIPEYIELERSEMYGEHFDIPQPDQLVFVSWYQGGEVFRSGCCWHRGLGKVFYFSPGHETLPIYYNEHILKVIYNGVLWCAPTKPVNGVFRGNFDPPIEKIG, encoded by the coding sequence ATGTCAGGTTTGCGTATTACAGTTTGGAATGAAGGTGTTCATGAGAAAATTAGTGAAAAGGTGCAAAAGGTGTATCCGCATTCTATTGGTGGGCAAATTGCTCAATATTTGGAGAAACAACCGGGTATTGCCTCTGTTCGTTCTGTGCAGTTAGATGACCCAGACCAGGGACTATCCGATGAAATTTTAGAAAATACGGATGTGATGACATGGTGGGGACATCTGGCTCATGATAAAGTATCCGAAGAGAATGCAGAAAAAGTGCAGAACCGTGTTTTGAACGGGATGGGCTTGGTTGTCTTGCATTCAGGGCACATGTCAAAGCCATTTCGTCGTCTTATGGGCACAGGTTGTATGCTGAAATGGCGTGAGTGGCAAGGCGAAGGGGAACGGGAACGCGTTTGGGTAGTTGACCCGGCACATCCTATAGCAAATGGTATCCCTGAGTATATTGAATTAGAACGCTCAGAAATGTATGGAGAACATTTTGATATACCTCAGCCCGACCAATTGGTTTTTGTTAGTTGGTATCAAGGGGGAGAAGTTTTCCGTAGTGGTTGCTGCTGGCATCGAGGATTGGGAAAAGTATTTTATTTCAGTCCTGGACATGAAACTCTGCCAATTTACTATAATGAACATATCTTAAAAGTTATCTATAACGGGGTCTTATGGTGTGCCCCGACAAAACCTGTGAATGGTGTATTTCGTGGAAATTTTGACCCACCCATTGAAAAAATAGGATAA
- a CDS encoding DUF1570 domain-containing protein — protein sequence MLVFYLLTLWICSGDFSDNQNAFQQLEGKYAIIYYMDADRTEAEKVQEVVENSWLELTQYFPISNNNPVQIWIVRSPEDFSKMASGRSSFLYGGIARPGSGIIVVKSSRLRSWGEDFVGTIRHELVHVFINRAGLEERIPLWFNEGLAMFLANEYHWSTGIRMSHIVLTNRLIDYKDLDRELMLTTSPDTTSSAYIQSLSMLQYLYKKLGEEKFWNVVRGCKDKRFVQSLKEIGGISLDEFWYGYRRSLWVVTLMGALATGSIFTPIAILAIFVFLWIWRRNRKKMKVWEEEEEEDERLGIRTIPWEHLTQEPYDWEMKDDDD from the coding sequence ATGCTTGTTTTTTATCTTCTTACTTTATGGATTTGCTCCGGAGATTTTTCTGATAATCAGAATGCTTTTCAGCAATTAGAAGGTAAATATGCGATTATTTATTATATGGATGCAGACAGGACTGAAGCGGAAAAAGTGCAGGAAGTCGTTGAAAACTCCTGGCTTGAATTAACCCAATATTTCCCAATTTCCAATAATAACCCCGTCCAAATTTGGATTGTTCGCTCACCGGAGGATTTTTCTAAAATGGCGTCGGGTCGTTCTTCTTTCCTTTATGGAGGTATTGCCAGACCGGGGTCAGGGATAATCGTTGTTAAATCTTCTCGTTTGAGAAGTTGGGGAGAAGATTTTGTGGGAACTATACGACATGAATTGGTGCATGTGTTTATAAATCGTGCAGGATTAGAAGAACGCATTCCCCTATGGTTCAATGAAGGGCTTGCCATGTTCCTTGCAAACGAATATCATTGGAGTACTGGAATTCGTATGTCTCATATTGTACTGACAAATCGTCTCATTGATTATAAAGATTTAGACCGCGAATTAATGTTGACGACATCACCCGATACTACCAGCAGTGCCTATATTCAGTCTCTTTCAATGCTTCAGTATCTTTACAAAAAATTAGGAGAGGAAAAGTTTTGGAATGTGGTCCGAGGTTGTAAAGACAAACGATTTGTCCAGTCGTTGAAAGAGATAGGAGGAATAAGTCTTGATGAGTTTTGGTATGGTTATCGAAGGTCTCTATGGGTAGTTACTTTAATGGGAGCCTTAGCCACAGGTTCGATTTTTACACCCATAGCCATATTGGCTATTTTCGTGTTTCTATGGATATGGCGAAGAAATCGTAAAAAGATGAAGGTATGGGAAGAGGAGGAAGAGGAAGATGAACGATTAGGAATAAGAACAATCCCCTGGGAACATCTTACCCAAGAACCCTACGATTGGGAAATGAAAGATGACGATGACTGA
- a CDS encoding aldo/keto reductase produces the protein MQYRTLGTTNIKLPVVSFGAWAIGGWLWGGTDDEEAKRAIQKGIDLGVTCIDTAPVYGFGHSEMIVGEAIQGRRDKVIIATKCGLRWDTEQGEFFFDTVDRNGEPLKVYKNLRPESIRKECENSLRRLKVDVIDLYQCHWPDKTTPLDYTMEALLSLQKEGKIRHIGVSNFTVEMMRTCLKKGKFESNQPKYNALEREIEAEILPFCRENNISVLAYSPIAQGLLTGKVTLDREFPHGDLRRDKTMFSPVNRRRVLNMLERVKPIAEKYEITLRQLFIAWTFHQPGITTALVGARDELQIEENAKAGSVILDEKDIHAIRTALEEMEPLQL, from the coding sequence ATGCAATACAGAACTTTAGGAACAACGAATATAAAATTACCCGTAGTCTCTTTTGGTGCATGGGCAATTGGTGGATGGCTCTGGGGTGGGACGGATGATGAAGAGGCAAAACGGGCTATCCAGAAAGGTATTGACCTCGGTGTAACCTGTATAGATACGGCACCTGTTTATGGTTTTGGACATAGTGAAATGATTGTAGGAGAAGCCATACAAGGACGAAGAGATAAGGTTATTATAGCTACCAAATGTGGTTTGCGATGGGACACAGAGCAAGGGGAATTTTTCTTTGATACCGTAGACCGTAATGGAGAACCCCTGAAAGTTTACAAAAACCTTCGTCCTGAATCTATACGGAAAGAATGTGAAAACAGTCTTCGTAGGTTAAAAGTAGATGTAATTGATTTATATCAATGCCATTGGCCTGACAAAACAACACCGTTAGATTATACAATGGAAGCCTTACTCTCCTTACAAAAAGAAGGGAAAATACGACACATCGGGGTTAGCAATTTTACTGTGGAAATGATGAGAACTTGTCTTAAAAAAGGAAAATTTGAAAGTAATCAGCCCAAATATAACGCATTAGAACGCGAAATTGAGGCAGAGATACTTCCTTTCTGTCGTGAAAATAACATTTCTGTTCTTGCATACAGTCCGATTGCTCAGGGACTGCTCACGGGAAAGGTTACATTAGATAGGGAATTTCCACATGGGGATTTGCGTCGAGATAAAACGATGTTTTCCCCTGTAAATCGCCGTCGTGTTCTAAATATGTTGGAAAGAGTAAAACCGATTGCGGAAAAGTATGAAATTACTCTGAGGCAACTCTTTATTGCATGGACTTTTCATCAACCAGGAATTACCACTGCGTTGGTAGGTGCAAGAGACGAATTGCAGATAGAGGAAAACGCAAAGGCGGGTTCTGTCATTTTAGATGAAAAAGATATTCACGCTATTCGCACGGCTCTTGAAGAAATGGAACCTTTGCAACTTTAA
- a CDS encoding glycerophosphodiester phosphodiesterase family protein: protein MFEMRYWILITPMLCFGCATGFVPGAPEGCIDVIAHRGASAYAPENTLASFKKAIELKANWFELDVHLTADNKLVVIHDDELKRVTGVEGKVTEKKWKEIKDLDAGSWFSPEYKGETLPSLEDALKVAKGKIGVYIEVKSSDNNTPLLPLIMMNIAGKDKMTPELKKQLEDVIYGSQSRNIILARETVKTVRKMKMEKQVVLQTFSPVICFTLINEAPDLRIEFLGEESEEHPEWWNYYVLFGKLLNVAGMNVNREHLTKERIDQFHANGATVAVWTVDDVEEMKKFAEWGVDGIITNKPDVALKVLREMGKTK, encoded by the coding sequence ATGTTTGAAATGAGGTATTGGATACTTATTACCCCGATGTTATGTTTCGGATGTGCTACAGGATTTGTTCCAGGGGCTCCCGAAGGTTGTATTGATGTTATTGCTCATCGTGGAGCCAGTGCCTATGCGCCAGAGAATACACTAGCATCTTTTAAAAAAGCGATAGAATTAAAAGCAAACTGGTTTGAATTGGATGTTCATCTTACAGCAGATAATAAGTTGGTTGTGATACACGATGATGAATTAAAAAGAGTAACAGGTGTAGAAGGGAAAGTAACCGAGAAGAAATGGAAAGAAATAAAAGATTTGGATGCAGGGTCCTGGTTCTCCCCAGAATATAAAGGGGAAACATTACCCTCTTTAGAAGATGCTTTGAAAGTGGCTAAAGGGAAAATAGGTGTGTATATTGAAGTAAAAAGTAGTGATAATAATACTCCCCTTCTACCATTAATTATGATGAATATCGCCGGTAAGGATAAAATGACCCCTGAATTGAAAAAACAATTAGAAGATGTGATTTATGGTAGCCAATCGCGGAACATTATATTAGCACGCGAAACGGTTAAAACCGTGCGTAAAATGAAGATGGAGAAACAGGTAGTATTACAAACCTTTTCACCTGTGATTTGTTTTACCTTAATTAATGAAGCACCTGATTTGCGGATAGAATTTTTAGGTGAGGAATCGGAAGAACATCCGGAATGGTGGAATTATTATGTGTTATTTGGAAAATTGTTGAATGTAGCGGGAATGAATGTTAACCGGGAGCACCTCACCAAAGAACGGATAGACCAGTTCCATGCAAATGGAGCCACTGTAGCCGTATGGACTGTAGATGATGTGGAAGAAATGAAAAAGTTTGCAGAATGGGGTGTAGATGGAATTATTACCAATAAGCCTGATGTTGCCCTCAAAGTTCTGCGGGAAATGGGCAAAACAAAATAA